One region of Pseudoalteromonas galatheae genomic DNA includes:
- a CDS encoding efflux RND transporter permease subunit, producing MDKLLPSNYLTPRLVLGLNLLLVFTGIVGWFKAKSQEDPSFLYRNGFIQIVNPSASVTQLNDVVVKPLERRLAKIDEINTIHARIKTGSAVIDIELKEQVYNTALVWQRIKDEVAPLGASLADSQFYVVDRAQDTQGIVLTVRTGKGLTADRKLALEVRDELEYLDVVRSASLVGDPGLELAIFYSQERMLAFGLSPAEIAKQLRDANQQDSLGVLSQNLSALSLLPVNHLRNDAQLKDVQITTPDGSKIPLSTIADIGYRTAPTSSEQFWQNGQRVIGIALSLPPNKHNIANAGDTIKQAIADINARFTDAPIKIEIFQPDWSQKRREGLVNSLIQSCIVICVVLLLFLSVQSAIVISLTVPAIVFSSLALFITFDGVIHQMTIAGLVLSLGLMVDNCIIVAERLSYLRSKGFTMRSSLAHSVNELKKPLAAATMTTIAAFVPMLLAKGSVADFIATIPVLVIICILLSYVAALLLLPVLFVYFPISIPWLEMWQETVTQKLSTFGYQLAHKTLQHPVYTIVAATAILCTLLSLPNANGKFFPNANRNQIYIDVQLPLASHIEATTKTANQIAEYALQYPAVSEAMVFSGFSGPRFYYNLAQKPNESHIARVVLTLQDDVNPPEFSRFIDGYLNKQFPEILINARELGQGPPIESPIELRLSGNDRNALFASAEAMLMHLRQQPKITSPYRNYSLALLPLT from the coding sequence ATGGATAAGCTTCTCCCATCTAATTATCTCACTCCACGTCTAGTACTCGGGCTAAATCTGCTGCTTGTATTCACAGGTATTGTAGGCTGGTTTAAAGCAAAAAGTCAGGAGGACCCCAGCTTCCTCTATCGAAATGGCTTTATTCAAATTGTAAATCCAAGTGCTAGTGTCACTCAACTCAATGATGTCGTTGTTAAGCCACTTGAGCGACGTTTAGCAAAAATTGATGAGATTAATACCATACACGCACGGATAAAAACAGGAAGTGCCGTTATCGATATCGAGCTTAAAGAGCAAGTGTATAATACCGCTTTAGTTTGGCAACGCATCAAAGATGAAGTAGCACCACTGGGTGCAAGCTTAGCTGATAGCCAATTCTATGTAGTAGATCGAGCACAAGATACTCAAGGGATAGTCTTAACCGTGCGCACGGGAAAAGGATTAACAGCAGATAGGAAGCTCGCCCTCGAAGTACGTGATGAGCTTGAGTATCTCGACGTTGTGAGAAGTGCCTCGCTAGTAGGCGACCCCGGGCTTGAATTGGCTATTTTCTATTCTCAAGAGCGAATGCTCGCTTTTGGCCTCTCGCCAGCAGAGATTGCAAAACAGCTACGGGATGCCAATCAGCAAGATAGCCTTGGCGTATTGTCGCAAAATCTAAGTGCGCTATCGCTATTGCCTGTCAATCACCTGCGTAACGACGCTCAATTAAAAGACGTACAAATAACAACGCCTGACGGGTCAAAAATCCCACTCAGCACTATCGCTGATATTGGCTACCGGACTGCCCCAACTTCAAGCGAGCAATTTTGGCAAAATGGTCAACGAGTCATCGGTATTGCATTATCTCTACCGCCCAACAAACATAATATCGCTAACGCAGGGGATACTATCAAACAAGCTATTGCCGACATTAATGCACGATTTACAGATGCTCCCATTAAAATTGAGATTTTCCAGCCCGACTGGTCTCAAAAACGCCGTGAAGGATTAGTAAATTCTCTAATTCAAAGCTGTATCGTTATTTGCGTTGTTTTATTACTATTCCTTTCGGTACAAAGTGCGATTGTTATCAGTTTAACCGTACCCGCTATCGTGTTTTCTTCACTTGCGTTATTTATTACTTTCGATGGCGTTATTCACCAAATGACCATTGCCGGCTTGGTACTCTCATTAGGCTTGATGGTTGATAATTGCATTATCGTAGCTGAACGCTTGAGCTATTTACGCAGCAAAGGGTTTACGATGAGATCTTCCTTGGCGCACTCTGTGAACGAATTGAAAAAACCGCTTGCCGCGGCAACAATGACTACTATCGCAGCCTTCGTTCCCATGCTGTTGGCAAAAGGCAGTGTCGCTGATTTCATTGCTACTATTCCAGTGCTCGTTATCATCTGCATCTTATTGAGTTATGTTGCAGCACTACTACTGCTTCCTGTACTGTTTGTTTATTTCCCTATTTCCATCCCTTGGCTAGAAATGTGGCAGGAAACCGTTACTCAGAAGCTTTCAACATTTGGCTATCAGCTAGCTCATAAAACATTACAACATCCCGTATACACGATTGTGGCCGCTACTGCCATACTATGCACTTTACTTTCGCTACCTAATGCCAACGGCAAGTTCTTCCCAAATGCTAACCGCAATCAGATTTATATTGACGTCCAATTGCCGTTAGCTAGCCACATAGAAGCTACAACCAAGACAGCAAATCAAATCGCCGAGTATGCCCTTCAGTATCCTGCAGTCAGCGAAGCGATGGTATTTAGCGGCTTTTCAGGTCCAAGGTTCTACTATAACCTTGCACAAAAACCAAATGAATCCCATATTGCTCGAGTTGTATTAACGCTGCAGGATGATGTTAACCCGCCTGAATTTTCACGCTTCATCGATGGTTATTTAAACAAGCAATTTCCTGAGATCTTAATCAACGCCCGTGAGCTCGGGCAAGGTCCTCCTATTGAGAGCCCGATTGAGTTGAGGTTGAGTGGCAATGACCGTAATGCTCTATTCGCAAGCGCTGAAGCTATGCTTATGCACCTCAGACAGCAACCTAAAATCACCTCCCCATATCGTAATTATAGTTTGGCGCTCCTACCATTAACTTAG
- a CDS encoding efflux RND transporter permease subunit, translating into MGLARSDIAEYIAWRSSGLKVTTLDYNFEPIDLMIVDTTSNQSSTDILNTQIMLPNQLSIPLFAVLNAEVIGTPPFIERRDGKFVMSIKADVAMGSDEEEILEALQPALLTIAQQHHVTLMFGGELKESEQANGALLQTLPFGVALLFGALMLQFNSYRLAILVMFTIPLGVVGAPAMLSIVGVPFGFMSILGVLALMGIVVNSAILLIEHTLEYLNQGTELSQAICLSVQTRLRPVIVTTLTTIVGMLPLTSSASPLWPPFAFTVIGGLLTSTLLTMLILPLILKFLLSSKRFQKPLLETENMEILIQ; encoded by the coding sequence TTGGGTTTAGCACGTAGCGATATTGCCGAATATATCGCATGGCGTAGCTCTGGACTAAAAGTAACAACGCTTGATTATAATTTCGAACCGATAGATTTGATGATTGTTGACACTACTTCTAATCAAAGTAGTACTGATATTTTAAATACTCAAATCATGCTACCCAACCAATTAAGCATCCCCCTATTTGCGGTGTTGAATGCCGAGGTTATTGGCACACCACCATTTATTGAAAGGCGCGATGGCAAGTTTGTAATGTCTATAAAAGCGGATGTCGCTATGGGAAGTGACGAAGAAGAAATCCTCGAAGCGCTACAACCGGCGTTGCTAACAATCGCGCAACAACATCATGTAACGTTAATGTTTGGTGGGGAATTGAAAGAATCAGAACAGGCTAATGGCGCTTTACTACAAACACTTCCATTTGGAGTCGCATTGTTATTTGGGGCATTAATGTTGCAATTTAATTCATATCGTTTAGCAATATTGGTGATGTTTACTATTCCCCTCGGCGTTGTAGGAGCGCCGGCTATGTTATCTATCGTCGGAGTACCCTTTGGCTTTATGTCAATATTAGGTGTACTAGCGCTTATGGGTATTGTGGTGAACAGCGCAATTTTGCTGATTGAGCATACACTAGAGTATTTAAATCAAGGCACAGAGCTATCGCAGGCAATTTGTTTATCGGTACAAACGCGTCTTCGTCCTGTTATAGTAACTACATTAACAACCATAGTTGGCATGTTGCCGCTAACTTCCAGTGCAAGCCCTTTGTGGCCACCATTCGCCTTTACAGTAATTGGAGGTTTGCTGACTTCAACTTTGCTTACGATGCTGATATTGCCGCTTATACTGAAGTTTTTACTATCAAGTAAACGTTTTCAAAAACCACTACTAGAAACAGAAAATATGGAAATATTGATTCAATGA
- a CDS encoding response regulator, which produces MRVLITEDNQQLATFIQQAITQDGHAADIAATAAQNEQLIQSWQYDALILDLGLPDKDGLEVIRLIRKQQNALPILILTARGSVDDRIKGLDLGADDYLNKPFAIDELKARLRALLRRPSTYTGNLLTHNNLAVDTKARRVTVGCENLAMGKTEVAILEYMIRNAGLTVGKDALYDAIYAMGFEVTDNAIQVAVHRIRKKLESSNAQTTIKTLRGIGYILT; this is translated from the coding sequence ATGAGAGTGCTAATCACTGAAGACAATCAGCAGCTTGCGACATTTATACAGCAAGCAATTACTCAAGATGGTCACGCCGCTGATATTGCTGCAACTGCTGCACAAAATGAACAGTTAATACAAAGCTGGCAGTATGATGCCCTCATACTAGATTTAGGCTTGCCAGATAAAGATGGTTTAGAGGTTATTCGCTTAATTCGAAAACAACAAAATGCATTACCAATTTTAATCCTCACCGCGCGTGGCAGTGTCGATGATCGCATCAAAGGACTTGATTTGGGTGCGGATGACTACCTGAATAAACCCTTCGCGATTGACGAGCTTAAGGCAAGACTGCGAGCATTGCTGCGTCGCCCGAGTACCTACACCGGAAATCTATTAACACATAACAATCTTGCTGTTGACACAAAGGCACGTCGTGTCACCGTTGGCTGTGAAAATTTAGCGATGGGGAAAACGGAAGTTGCCATTTTAGAATATATGATCCGAAATGCAGGTTTAACCGTGGGCAAAGATGCACTTTACGATGCTATCTATGCCATGGGTTTCGAAGTAACGGATAATGCAATCCAAGTTGCAGTGCACAGGATCCGCAAAAAACTAGAATCGTCCAATGCACAAACAACGATCAAAACACTGCGCGGTATAGGATATATTTTGACATGA
- a CDS encoding sensor histidine kinase → MKQLSLAKKIFLHFFIIGSAVFSLIGFALYLFSTNFANMAVEESMVGMSEDIQEQLYFDKNNKLIYQSDVVAEKWGYDALYNNLVFRVTHAQTGAVLLQSTANESSSAALQALIATKDIPVGYSHLSGIDRYRLHANIDNTSVNIDLGRNDLIGELANEAVMPALSQVSIFIISAAFLVFMVVGYLSIRSIVRPVKSVAEQLQRIRPEQLNFRLSEQGLPVEIVPIVHSLNQAMARVETGFDEQKRFVANAAHELKTPLAILNTRVELAQLDKHTHSGILADVSYMTRVVQQLLDLSRAQSLNAYERHSLSIVPLAKEACMMLAPLSVTMDKQLELEIDDTGEVITGDQSSIHIMIKNLIENALRHSTEQAQIKVKASGKCIEVMDSGPGIDIQNYEKIFERFWRKEQSSMTGSGLGLAIVKEVVDLHHATLDVTCQNYMGGATFSVTFK, encoded by the coding sequence ATGAAGCAACTTTCTCTCGCGAAAAAGATATTTCTGCATTTTTTTATAATTGGATCTGCTGTATTCAGCTTGATTGGGTTTGCCTTGTACCTTTTTTCAACCAACTTTGCCAATATGGCTGTTGAAGAAAGTATGGTTGGTATGAGTGAAGATATTCAAGAGCAACTCTACTTTGATAAGAACAATAAATTAATATATCAATCTGATGTTGTAGCTGAGAAATGGGGTTACGATGCTTTATACAACAACCTAGTATTTAGAGTCACACACGCCCAAACTGGTGCCGTCTTGCTGCAGTCCACAGCCAATGAGAGTAGCTCTGCAGCCTTGCAAGCATTGATTGCTACTAAAGACATCCCTGTCGGATATTCGCATCTTAGTGGCATAGACCGTTACCGTCTTCACGCTAACATCGATAATACTTCTGTCAATATCGATTTGGGCAGAAATGATCTGATTGGTGAGCTTGCCAACGAAGCGGTTATGCCCGCTCTGAGTCAAGTCTCTATTTTTATCATTAGCGCAGCATTTTTAGTATTTATGGTTGTTGGATATCTGTCTATTCGCTCTATTGTCCGACCCGTGAAAAGCGTTGCAGAACAACTCCAACGGATTAGACCTGAACAGCTTAATTTTAGGCTAAGTGAGCAAGGTCTCCCTGTTGAAATCGTTCCCATTGTGCATTCGTTGAATCAAGCGATGGCAAGAGTCGAAACAGGTTTTGATGAACAAAAGCGATTTGTTGCTAACGCAGCCCATGAGTTAAAAACCCCGCTTGCAATTCTCAATACCCGTGTTGAACTCGCCCAGTTAGATAAACACACCCACTCTGGTATTTTGGCGGATGTAAGTTATATGACACGTGTTGTACAGCAATTGTTAGACCTGTCTCGTGCACAGAGCCTTAACGCTTACGAAAGGCATTCACTCAGTATTGTACCGTTAGCAAAAGAAGCCTGTATGATGCTGGCGCCGTTATCTGTCACCATGGATAAACAGCTAGAACTGGAAATTGATGATACTGGAGAAGTAATTACAGGCGATCAGTCCTCCATCCATATCATGATAAAAAACCTCATCGAAAATGCCCTACGCCACAGTACTGAGCAAGCTCAGATTAAAGTAAAGGCCTCTGGAAAATGTATCGAAGTTATGGATAGCGGCCCTGGGATCGATATCCAAAATTATGAAAAAATCTTCGAGCGTTTTTGGCGTAAAGAGCAGTCGTCAATGACTGGCAGTGGCCTCGGTCTCGCTATTGTAAAAGAGGTAGTCGATTTACATCACGCCACATTAGATGTTACATGTCAAAATTATATGGGTGGTGCGACATTTTCTGTCACATTTAAATGA
- a CDS encoding DUF7691 family protein: protein MSYNVVAYQVDAEELKAVWGNKDQQFLDRFLSKYRDEIAGQEELDVKGYTACMANIINGTSTDEDDEDNFIYGYLYEMLCQEFGEMVRHDDFLDIMEDVTPSNHKAFIPIPKNDDWPEFYSVPLEELEQGRQVFLGSDEPYTKETSYIETVNFIFDTAVQNHKALVFFGY from the coding sequence ATGAGTTATAACGTCGTGGCGTATCAAGTTGACGCAGAAGAATTAAAAGCAGTGTGGGGAAATAAAGATCAGCAATTTTTGGATAGGTTTTTATCCAAATATCGAGATGAAATTGCAGGGCAAGAAGAGCTGGATGTTAAGGGATATACCGCTTGCATGGCGAATATTATAAATGGAACGAGTACAGATGAGGACGACGAAGATAACTTTATTTATGGCTATTTATACGAAATGCTGTGCCAAGAATTTGGTGAGATGGTTCGCCATGATGATTTTCTAGATATAATGGAAGATGTGACGCCATCTAATCATAAAGCATTTATTCCTATTCCCAAAAACGATGACTGGCCTGAATTCTACAGCGTCCCTCTTGAAGAGTTAGAGCAGGGTCGACAGGTCTTTCTTGGCAGTGACGAACCATACACTAAAGAAACTTCCTATATAGAAACGGTAAACTTCATTTTCGATACAGCAGTTCAAAACCACAAAGCTTTGGTTTTCTTTGGTTATTGA
- a CDS encoding biotin/lipoyl-containing protein, producing MAIELKVPVLPELIDTAKITKLYVSEGNQVAKDQILCDIETAKVLLELRAPDASHVSKIVVNEGDILEADALIMSITPDAKLNHLVAPKLKSTHQLLSNEDITAEHEFKGKGNIDVQIDALPDFVDSATIIEIYVKEGDEVVCGDKLCDVYTDKAVLEVSAPHDGVVCDFVKKLEQTVTPDETIVTLYHPEYVASELEPELPEDNIDALMAQVLLDPVLDNEPSTLVELNASSHQATCDNLEAQEDVAEVEATDSTVIDTDLKNESPPLSTQTGDSYVDLTNDRVSPASTVLRSEPAVIDHVKEDCSKDSQEEDASSGKVFTLEDVAEVEATDSAVIDTDLKNESPSLGAHTDNSYVDLSNRHNGVSSVYQSESAITEPIAEKYNESEAVSPSFGGVFAVAAGIISIMLVGYFLLV from the coding sequence ATGGCGATTGAACTGAAAGTACCCGTGTTGCCTGAGTTAATAGACACTGCAAAAATTACAAAACTCTACGTATCCGAAGGAAATCAAGTTGCGAAGGATCAGATCTTATGTGATATCGAAACTGCCAAGGTCCTGTTGGAGCTGCGCGCTCCCGATGCAAGTCATGTAAGCAAAATTGTGGTGAATGAGGGAGATATTTTGGAAGCTGATGCACTTATCATGTCAATCACTCCAGATGCAAAATTAAACCACTTGGTTGCACCTAAACTGAAGAGTACTCATCAGTTACTCAGTAATGAAGACATCACCGCCGAGCATGAGTTCAAAGGTAAAGGCAATATTGATGTGCAGATTGATGCATTACCTGACTTTGTAGATAGTGCGACAATTATTGAAATCTATGTCAAAGAAGGAGATGAGGTTGTTTGTGGCGATAAACTTTGTGATGTTTATACCGATAAGGCTGTTCTTGAAGTAAGTGCTCCCCACGATGGTGTAGTATGCGACTTTGTCAAAAAGCTTGAACAAACAGTTACACCTGACGAAACAATTGTCACTTTGTATCACCCCGAGTATGTCGCGTCTGAGCTCGAGCCTGAGCTACCAGAGGATAATATTGATGCTTTGATGGCTCAAGTGCTGTTAGACCCAGTTTTGGACAATGAACCCTCTACACTGGTTGAACTCAATGCATCCTCTCATCAGGCTACATGCGATAATTTAGAAGCTCAGGAAGACGTAGCGGAAGTCGAAGCAACCGATAGCACGGTTATTGATACGGACCTTAAAAATGAATCTCCCCCTCTTAGTACTCAAACTGGCGATAGCTATGTTGATTTAACAAATGACCGTGTTAGTCCAGCTTCAACGGTTTTACGATCAGAGCCTGCAGTGATTGACCATGTAAAAGAAGATTGTAGCAAAGACAGTCAAGAAGAAGATGCTAGCTCTGGCAAAGTATTTACGTTGGAAGACGTAGCGGAAGTCGAAGCAACCGATAGCGCGGTTATTGATACGGACCTTAAAAATGAATCTCCCTCTCTTGGAGCTCATACTGACAATAGTTATGTCGATTTATCAAATCGACATAATGGTGTTAGCTCGGTTTATCAATCAGAGTCTGCTATTACTGAGCCTATAGCAGAGAAGTACAACGAAAGTGAAGCTGTAAGCCCTAGTTTTGGAGGGGTGTTTGCGGTGGCTGCCGGCATAATATCTATTATGTTAGTTGGTTACTTTTTACTGGTTTAG
- a CDS encoding sensor histidine kinase, producing MSEDTDYKKAYLRERRARDEVESLLEEKTRALYLANQTLERQLEQLKNQQAVLINNERMATLGTLSAGVAHELNNPLAYVAGNLESLNFYISPILQLLETVKLLEQNDLRGGELETRLVDIYLKQRLDEIADDLPELIHDTLHGCERIKAIVNDLMNFSRSNNDSFSSASLKKIIEDTLRLLHGQLKGYELTVAIEDVPNISCKEGALKQAIINLLVNAKYAVDMSHKSHKSIEVLLALGKDQDIILSISDNGVGIDADVLPRLFDPFFTTKPVGEGTGMGLAVTQAIVKEHKGKIEVHSQEGVGSQFTISFPLE from the coding sequence ATGTCTGAAGATACCGATTATAAAAAGGCGTACTTAAGAGAGCGCCGTGCACGTGATGAAGTTGAGTCCTTACTGGAAGAGAAAACGCGTGCCTTATATTTGGCTAACCAAACGCTTGAACGTCAACTAGAACAGCTTAAGAATCAACAAGCGGTATTAATAAACAATGAGCGAATGGCTACATTAGGGACATTGTCAGCAGGTGTAGCACACGAATTAAATAACCCATTGGCATATGTGGCGGGTAACCTAGAGTCACTTAATTTTTATATCTCGCCGATATTACAGTTGCTTGAGACTGTTAAATTACTTGAACAGAATGATTTGAGAGGTGGTGAATTAGAAACTCGCCTCGTCGATATATATTTGAAACAACGCCTTGACGAAATTGCAGATGATCTACCTGAGCTCATTCATGATACATTGCATGGCTGTGAACGAATTAAAGCCATAGTAAACGATTTAATGAATTTCTCCCGCTCAAATAATGACAGCTTTAGTAGTGCTTCGTTAAAAAAGATAATTGAAGACACGCTTCGTTTACTTCATGGCCAACTTAAGGGATACGAGCTAACCGTAGCGATTGAAGATGTCCCAAATATCTCTTGCAAAGAGGGGGCGTTAAAGCAAGCTATCATCAACCTGTTAGTGAATGCGAAGTATGCAGTGGACATGAGCCACAAGTCGCACAAATCAATCGAAGTGTTGCTAGCACTAGGTAAAGATCAAGATATTATCTTAAGCATTAGCGACAATGGAGTTGGTATTGACGCAGATGTGCTCCCTAGGCTTTTCGATCCGTTCTTTACGACCAAACCTGTAGGCGAGGGGACGGGCATGGGGCTTGCCGTTACTCAAGCAATTGTGAAAGAGCATAAAGGAAAAATCGAGGTCCATAGCCAAGAAGGCGTAGGTAGCCAGTTCACTATATCTTTTCCTCTAGAGTAG